One stretch of Miscanthus floridulus cultivar M001 chromosome 18, ASM1932011v1, whole genome shotgun sequence DNA includes these proteins:
- the LOC136522454 gene encoding uncharacterized protein isoform X1, with amino-acid sequence MEPPPVDRQVAEIAAEPDRAAAYARLLLLQRGCADDPSGAADLAAVLPSTLLPLLLRDAAADDEAVAASALKCLGFALYHPVIVSTISAQMAQLVLDTLVQIIMNTRMKSSCNLGVWCFSVQQLEPLIIEDRADPMLIAIVHALDNPFGSLSTTFEAAQAIMKLADQSPKRMRDQSCLWVPPVYRRLLSADKTERDMAERCLIKVSCLILPPQPLLSKAVASDLEQKLLSCMVNMLDDPSKKVQTVKSWGWIISLLGPDAVNNRPLLNKLLKVPEQMFTDLNPQVLVATMVSWKKLVDAFFPSQATEIVVQQTVIPPLKPIEQASAQVKRIRLIMVPLCRVLSRSRNIVLSSSCLSTWHYLLHRLGNLINHLPILEAAFGPILKIVFSFGINDQNKPLWSFCLNLFHDFVSSKNRDREDLCPPVNQNLLAQSCMHIKALLDVQHIKWLPWDISCFHFQLDILGIILKPELFQDMIPETLVIVMDSATEIFRFLLQGIQIELREQHAYEQVSQCITNVCMFAKKLLLDHIGKNSVNKCATLLEFGLQFVKVIVDELDHSLLASEDIEVCLDIEHIKENQHAEYSPKVSLPRIRSLSYMEMVSPAVYVAALSLSMISQYTGELSHRDAEKLVLILASSSNVLESFRIAVSFMYMQIRRPTCNRERLKWLMVWNSFAKQLNSQIISYLETNSGLSYHDVLHQFFCYPILYFLYPKGISILLNAENSSESNVSVLQDLEMESTIEVYRSLSTNSCNSKFSSKVFFDGFYQYLVCTIDENMALFQANLEHLSEKFENATILSALGEIVIGLLQNDQMLTTANQELKETSEDSFVCTQPKLFLNWFKLANRFMRLSSFHFKANPAGQHQVTSRFFSTLSNFAGHIVLKEHVLLLFKIIGDQLTEWLSLTTILYSETQQGEIIVHLENLWLKMVECLKRSQLVSDVPLINQKQRLLQVALNHPHHPISDATASVCRAATHVNTILHPGCLISEFDELLMHRRKDLDSSRKTVITSNSTELMAERDGGSVNVSVGLGRKRLKIMKYSTKPKEFNKSTAHMGFSPRNMENRVCRKPELILEMLQRKT; translated from the exons GCCGCGGAGCCCGACCGCGCCGCCGCGTACGCGCGGTTGCTCCTCCTGCAGCGCGGCTGCGCCGATGACCCCTCCGGCGCTGCCGACCTCGCCGCGGTGTTGCCTTCCACCCTCCTCCCGCTCCTCCTCCGCGACGCGGCCGCCGATGACGAGGCCGTCGCCGCTTCTGCGCTCAAGTGCCTCGGCTTCGCGCTCTACCACCCCGTCATCGTCTCCACCATTTCAG CACAGATGGCCCAATTGGTATTGGATACCTTGGTACAGATAATCATGAATACTCGGATGAAG TCATCTTGTAATTTGGGTGTCTGGTGCTTCTCGGTCCAACAATTGGAGCCATTGATTATAGAGGATAGAGCAGATCCAATGCTTATTGCTATTGTTCATGCCCTCGACAATCCATTTGGTTCCTTGTCCACAACATTTGAGGCAGCTCAG GCTATCATGAAGCTTGCTGACCAAAGTCCCAAAAGAATGAGGGACCAATCATGCTTGTGGGTTCCACCAGTGTACCGAAGACTCTTAAGTGCTGACAAGACAGAAAGGGACATGGCAGAAAGATGCCTTATTAAGGTGTCATGTCTTATTCTACCACCTCAGCCTCTTCTTTCCAAG GCTGTTGCTTCAGACCTTGAGCAGAAGTTACTCTCCtgcatggtaaatatgcttgatgATCCTTCGAAGAAAGTTCAAACTGTGAAGTCATGGGGATGGATCATATCTTTGCTTGGTCCAGATGCAGTGAACAATAGACCGCTGCTTAATAAACTCCTAAAGGTTCCGGAGCAGATGTTTACTGATTTAAACCCACAAGTTCTGGTTGCTACAAtg GTTTCCTGGAAAAAATTGGTGGATGCATTTTTTCCTTCTCAGGCAACCGAGATTGTGGTCCAACAAACTGTGATTCCCCCATTAAAACCCATTGAACAGGCAAGTGCGCAGGTGAAAAGGATAAGATTAATTATGGTGCCTTTATGTCGAGTTCTATCAAGAAGTCGCAATATTGTACTTAGCTCTTCTTGTTTGAGTACATGGCATTACCTTCTACATAGACTTGGTAATCTGATCAATCATTTACCCATTCTGGAGGCTGCTTTTGGGCCAATACTCAAAATAGTTTTCTCTTTTGGGATCAATGATCAGAACAAGCCGCTATGGTCATTTTGCTTGaatctttttcatgattttgtttcATCCAAAAATAGGGACAGAGAGGATTTGTGTCCTCCAGTGAATCAGAACTTGCTAGCTCAATCGTGCATGCATATCAAGGCCTTATTGGATGTTCAACATATCAAATGGTTACCATGGGATATTAGTTGCTTTCATTTCCAGCTCGATATTCTTGGCATAATTCTTAAGCCAGAACTATTCCAGGACATGATTCCTGAAACACTGGTGATTGTTATGGATTCTGCAACAGAGATTTTCAGATTTCTTCTTCAAGGTATTCAAATCGAACTTAGAGAGCAGCATGCTTATGAACAAGTCAGCCAATGCATTACTAATGTGTGCATGTTTGCAAAGAAGTTGTTGCTGGATCATATAGGAAAGAATAGTGTTAACAAGTGTGCAACATTACTGGAATTTGGTCTTCAGTTTGTGAAAGTTATTGTGGACGAACTAGATCATTCTCTGTTAGCTTCTGAAGACATTGAGGTATGCCTAGACATCGAGCACATAAAGGAGAACCAACATGCAGAATACAGTCCAAAGGTGTCTTTACCAAGAATCAGATCACTCTCTTACATGGAGATGGTTTCTCCAGCAGTTTATGTGGCTGCACTGTCTCTGTCCATGATATCTCAGTATACTGGAGAGCTGTCTCATAGAGATGCAGAGAAGTTGGTTTTAATTCTGGCTTCATCATCAAATGTCCTGGAGAGTTTTCGTATTGCTGTCTCTTTTATGTATATGCAGATCAGGCGGCCGACATGTAATAGGGAAAGATTAAAATGGTTGATGGTTTGGAACTCGTTTGCAAAACAATTGAACAGTCAAATTATCTCTTATTTGGAAACCAATTCTGGATTAAGTTACCATGATGTTCTCCATCAGTTCTTCTGTTATCCAATCCTTTATTTTTTATACCCCAAGGGGATATCCATTCTTTTGAATGCTGAAAACAGCTCCGAGTCAAATGTTTCTGTCCTGCAAGACCTGGAGATGGAATCAACAATTGAAGTTTATAGATCCCTCTCTACAAACTCCTGTAATTCGAAGTTTTCTTCCAAGGTTTTCTTTGATGGTTTTTACCAATACTTGGTTTGCACTATTGACGAAAACATGGCATTGTTCCAAGCCAACCTTGAGCATTTGTCGGAGAAGTTCGAAAATGCTACTATCCTTTCTGCTCTTGGTGAAATAGTTATTGGACTGTTACAGAATGATCAAATGTTGACCACTGCTAACCAAGAGTTGAAGGAAACAAGTGAAGATTCTTTTGTGTGCACACAACCTAAACTTTTCTTGAATTGGTTCAAGCTTGCTAATAG GTTTATGAGGTTGTCAAGTTTTCATTTCAAAGCAAATCCAGCTGGACAGCACCAGGTCACAAGCAG GTTTTTTTCAACTTTATCTAATTTTGCTGGGCATATCGTACTAAAGGAacacgttcttcttcttttcaag ATTATTGGAGACCAACTTACCGAGTGGCTCTCTTTAACCACCATATTGTACTCTGAAACGCAACAAGGAGAAATTATTGTTCATCTTGAGAACCTTTGGCTCAAGATGGTTGAGTGCCTGAAGAGGAGTCAGCTAGTCAGTGATGTTCCCTTAATAAATCAGAAGCAGCGACTTCTTCAAGTTGCACTCAATCACCCACATCACCCCATTTCAGATGCAACAGCATCAGTTTGCAGAGCAGCAACACATGTCAACACAATACTTCACCCTGGCTGCTTAATTTCCGAATTTGATGAGTTATTAATGCATAGAAGAAAGGATCTTGATAGTTCCAGGAAAACAGTCATCACATCCAATTCTACTGAGCTCATGGCTGAGAGAGATGGTGGATCTGTGAATGTCTCGGTGGGTTTGGGGAGGAAGAGGCTGAAGATCATGAAGTATTCAACTAAACCAAAGGAATTTAACAAAAGTACAGCCCACATGGGCTTCTCACCACGTAATATGGAAAACAGAGTGTGTAGGAAACCAGAATTAATTTTGGAGATGCTACAGAGAAAGACATAG
- the LOC136522454 gene encoding uncharacterized protein isoform X2, with protein sequence MEPPPVDRQVAEIAAEPDRAAAYARLLLLQRGCADDPSGAADLAAVLPSTLLPLLLRDAAADDEAVAASALKCLGFALYHPVIVSTISAQMAQLVLDTLVQIIMNTRMKSSCNLGVWCFSVQQLEPLIIEDRADPMLIAIVHALDNPFGSLSTTFEAAQAIMKLADQSPKRMRDQSCLWVPPVYRRLLSADKTERDMAERCLIKVSCLILPPQPLLSKAVASDLEQKLLSCMVNMLDDPSKKVQTVKSWGWIISLLGPDAVNNRPLLNKLLKVPEQMFTDLNPQVLVATMATEIVVQQTVIPPLKPIEQASAQVKRIRLIMVPLCRVLSRSRNIVLSSSCLSTWHYLLHRLGNLINHLPILEAAFGPILKIVFSFGINDQNKPLWSFCLNLFHDFVSSKNRDREDLCPPVNQNLLAQSCMHIKALLDVQHIKWLPWDISCFHFQLDILGIILKPELFQDMIPETLVIVMDSATEIFRFLLQGIQIELREQHAYEQVSQCITNVCMFAKKLLLDHIGKNSVNKCATLLEFGLQFVKVIVDELDHSLLASEDIEVCLDIEHIKENQHAEYSPKVSLPRIRSLSYMEMVSPAVYVAALSLSMISQYTGELSHRDAEKLVLILASSSNVLESFRIAVSFMYMQIRRPTCNRERLKWLMVWNSFAKQLNSQIISYLETNSGLSYHDVLHQFFCYPILYFLYPKGISILLNAENSSESNVSVLQDLEMESTIEVYRSLSTNSCNSKFSSKVFFDGFYQYLVCTIDENMALFQANLEHLSEKFENATILSALGEIVIGLLQNDQMLTTANQELKETSEDSFVCTQPKLFLNWFKLANRFMRLSSFHFKANPAGQHQVTSRFFSTLSNFAGHIVLKEHVLLLFKIIGDQLTEWLSLTTILYSETQQGEIIVHLENLWLKMVECLKRSQLVSDVPLINQKQRLLQVALNHPHHPISDATASVCRAATHVNTILHPGCLISEFDELLMHRRKDLDSSRKTVITSNSTELMAERDGGSVNVSVGLGRKRLKIMKYSTKPKEFNKSTAHMGFSPRNMENRVCRKPELILEMLQRKT encoded by the exons GCCGCGGAGCCCGACCGCGCCGCCGCGTACGCGCGGTTGCTCCTCCTGCAGCGCGGCTGCGCCGATGACCCCTCCGGCGCTGCCGACCTCGCCGCGGTGTTGCCTTCCACCCTCCTCCCGCTCCTCCTCCGCGACGCGGCCGCCGATGACGAGGCCGTCGCCGCTTCTGCGCTCAAGTGCCTCGGCTTCGCGCTCTACCACCCCGTCATCGTCTCCACCATTTCAG CACAGATGGCCCAATTGGTATTGGATACCTTGGTACAGATAATCATGAATACTCGGATGAAG TCATCTTGTAATTTGGGTGTCTGGTGCTTCTCGGTCCAACAATTGGAGCCATTGATTATAGAGGATAGAGCAGATCCAATGCTTATTGCTATTGTTCATGCCCTCGACAATCCATTTGGTTCCTTGTCCACAACATTTGAGGCAGCTCAG GCTATCATGAAGCTTGCTGACCAAAGTCCCAAAAGAATGAGGGACCAATCATGCTTGTGGGTTCCACCAGTGTACCGAAGACTCTTAAGTGCTGACAAGACAGAAAGGGACATGGCAGAAAGATGCCTTATTAAGGTGTCATGTCTTATTCTACCACCTCAGCCTCTTCTTTCCAAG GCTGTTGCTTCAGACCTTGAGCAGAAGTTACTCTCCtgcatggtaaatatgcttgatgATCCTTCGAAGAAAGTTCAAACTGTGAAGTCATGGGGATGGATCATATCTTTGCTTGGTCCAGATGCAGTGAACAATAGACCGCTGCTTAATAAACTCCTAAAGGTTCCGGAGCAGATGTTTACTGATTTAAACCCACAAGTTCTGGTTGCTACAAtg GCAACCGAGATTGTGGTCCAACAAACTGTGATTCCCCCATTAAAACCCATTGAACAGGCAAGTGCGCAGGTGAAAAGGATAAGATTAATTATGGTGCCTTTATGTCGAGTTCTATCAAGAAGTCGCAATATTGTACTTAGCTCTTCTTGTTTGAGTACATGGCATTACCTTCTACATAGACTTGGTAATCTGATCAATCATTTACCCATTCTGGAGGCTGCTTTTGGGCCAATACTCAAAATAGTTTTCTCTTTTGGGATCAATGATCAGAACAAGCCGCTATGGTCATTTTGCTTGaatctttttcatgattttgtttcATCCAAAAATAGGGACAGAGAGGATTTGTGTCCTCCAGTGAATCAGAACTTGCTAGCTCAATCGTGCATGCATATCAAGGCCTTATTGGATGTTCAACATATCAAATGGTTACCATGGGATATTAGTTGCTTTCATTTCCAGCTCGATATTCTTGGCATAATTCTTAAGCCAGAACTATTCCAGGACATGATTCCTGAAACACTGGTGATTGTTATGGATTCTGCAACAGAGATTTTCAGATTTCTTCTTCAAGGTATTCAAATCGAACTTAGAGAGCAGCATGCTTATGAACAAGTCAGCCAATGCATTACTAATGTGTGCATGTTTGCAAAGAAGTTGTTGCTGGATCATATAGGAAAGAATAGTGTTAACAAGTGTGCAACATTACTGGAATTTGGTCTTCAGTTTGTGAAAGTTATTGTGGACGAACTAGATCATTCTCTGTTAGCTTCTGAAGACATTGAGGTATGCCTAGACATCGAGCACATAAAGGAGAACCAACATGCAGAATACAGTCCAAAGGTGTCTTTACCAAGAATCAGATCACTCTCTTACATGGAGATGGTTTCTCCAGCAGTTTATGTGGCTGCACTGTCTCTGTCCATGATATCTCAGTATACTGGAGAGCTGTCTCATAGAGATGCAGAGAAGTTGGTTTTAATTCTGGCTTCATCATCAAATGTCCTGGAGAGTTTTCGTATTGCTGTCTCTTTTATGTATATGCAGATCAGGCGGCCGACATGTAATAGGGAAAGATTAAAATGGTTGATGGTTTGGAACTCGTTTGCAAAACAATTGAACAGTCAAATTATCTCTTATTTGGAAACCAATTCTGGATTAAGTTACCATGATGTTCTCCATCAGTTCTTCTGTTATCCAATCCTTTATTTTTTATACCCCAAGGGGATATCCATTCTTTTGAATGCTGAAAACAGCTCCGAGTCAAATGTTTCTGTCCTGCAAGACCTGGAGATGGAATCAACAATTGAAGTTTATAGATCCCTCTCTACAAACTCCTGTAATTCGAAGTTTTCTTCCAAGGTTTTCTTTGATGGTTTTTACCAATACTTGGTTTGCACTATTGACGAAAACATGGCATTGTTCCAAGCCAACCTTGAGCATTTGTCGGAGAAGTTCGAAAATGCTACTATCCTTTCTGCTCTTGGTGAAATAGTTATTGGACTGTTACAGAATGATCAAATGTTGACCACTGCTAACCAAGAGTTGAAGGAAACAAGTGAAGATTCTTTTGTGTGCACACAACCTAAACTTTTCTTGAATTGGTTCAAGCTTGCTAATAG GTTTATGAGGTTGTCAAGTTTTCATTTCAAAGCAAATCCAGCTGGACAGCACCAGGTCACAAGCAG GTTTTTTTCAACTTTATCTAATTTTGCTGGGCATATCGTACTAAAGGAacacgttcttcttcttttcaag ATTATTGGAGACCAACTTACCGAGTGGCTCTCTTTAACCACCATATTGTACTCTGAAACGCAACAAGGAGAAATTATTGTTCATCTTGAGAACCTTTGGCTCAAGATGGTTGAGTGCCTGAAGAGGAGTCAGCTAGTCAGTGATGTTCCCTTAATAAATCAGAAGCAGCGACTTCTTCAAGTTGCACTCAATCACCCACATCACCCCATTTCAGATGCAACAGCATCAGTTTGCAGAGCAGCAACACATGTCAACACAATACTTCACCCTGGCTGCTTAATTTCCGAATTTGATGAGTTATTAATGCATAGAAGAAAGGATCTTGATAGTTCCAGGAAAACAGTCATCACATCCAATTCTACTGAGCTCATGGCTGAGAGAGATGGTGGATCTGTGAATGTCTCGGTGGGTTTGGGGAGGAAGAGGCTGAAGATCATGAAGTATTCAACTAAACCAAAGGAATTTAACAAAAGTACAGCCCACATGGGCTTCTCACCACGTAATATGGAAAACAGAGTGTGTAGGAAACCAGAATTAATTTTGGAGATGCTACAGAGAAAGACATAG